The Blattabacterium cuenoti genome segment TATTGTAGTTCCCCCATATATTTTAGTTCCTATTTTAATAATAGATTTTTTTCCAATATAAACTGGTCCTTTTATTACAGTTCCTTCCATAAGATCTACTTGTTTTTCAATATAAATAGGACCGGAATTAGCATCTAATACAACTTTATTAGTCTTTATATCATCTTCTAAAAAGATATTTTTTTTATTTAAAATTAAATTATCTCCCAATAAAGAATAAGATTTTTTCCATTTTGTTAATAGAAAATAATCCTCATTTAGAATGAATGAATTTTTTATAAAAAAATCCCATATATTTTTAATATAAATGATTTCTTTTATTTCGTGGATCTTTTTAAAATTATTTCCAATTTTTGAAAAAAAATTACTCTTTTTATAATCCCCATAAGAAATTATTTTTTTTTTTATAGCTATAATCTTTTTCTTAAATGAAATTGCTTCATTATCATTAATAGAAAAAATTTTATCAATTAATTCTATATTAGGAATATAAGAGGAATTAACTAATAAAATATTTGAAAAAAAATTATTATCTAAATCTAGATTTAATAAAGAAAATTTTTTTTGAAGAAATGGAATAGTAAAAATTTCATTTATTTTTTGACCTAAAAATTTTTCCCATCGTTCTTTTATAGTAAGAATTCCAAAACGAATTTCTGATATTGGTCTAGTAAAAGTTAATGGTAATAAATTTTTCCATATGACTACATCATCATATAATATAAAATTCATTATTTCTTATCTATTTTTTTTATGTTATATTTTTCGTATTTCTTCTTAAATTTTTCAGCAGGTCCAGTTTTTCCTAGAAATCTTTTTTCTCCTGTGAAAAATGGATGAGAATAACTAGATATTTCCATTTTATATAAAGGATAAATTCTATCTCCTATTTTTATGGATTCTTTTGTTCTTACAGTTGATCTACTAATAAAAATTTTTTCGTTATTAATATCTTTAAAAACAACAATTCTATAATCTTTTGGATGTATTTTTTTCTTCATAAATTAATTTTTTTTTGGAAAACGATAAATTATTCCATTAATATTCATACTCGCACCTAACGCACCCATTAATATAATATCTCCAGGATAAATTTTATGAGGGAACAATTTATTCTTTAAAATCAAATCTAACAAAGTAGGTATAGTAGCTACAGAAGAATTTCCTAACTTTTGTACAGTCATAGGAAGAATTTTTTTTAAGAAATTACTATCTGAATAATTATATAATTTTAGTAATCTTTTAATTATTGCATAATCCATTTTAGCATTAGCTTGATGAATGAGTATTTTTTTTATATCTTTTAAATGTAAATTTGTTTGATCAATAATATTTTTTAACATAATAGGAACTTCTTTTAATGCATATTCATAAATTTTTCTTCCATTCATCCTAATATTTATTAAAGATTTAGTGTATTTAGAATTTAAGGAATGTCCATTGGATAAATAATATAATTCATTAGTATTATCACATTGACTATCATAATTAATTATTCCAAATTGTTCTTTTTCATTAAAATCAATAGCTGATAAGATAACTGCACCAGCACCATCAGAAAATATCATTGAATTTTTATCGTATGGATCAACAACATTGGATAATGTTTCTGATCCAGTAATTAATATATTTTTAGCATATTTAGAACGTAAAAGTTGATCTGCTAATATCATACCTTCTATCCATCCGGTACAACCAAAAATCATATCATATGGCCGGCATTTTTTATTTTTTATTTGAAGTTTATTTTTAACTTTAGCTGCCACTGAAGGAACAAAATTAGATTGATAAGTAATTGGATTCACATCACCATAATTATGAGCAGATATAATATAATCTATTTTTTCTTTATAAATTTTAGAAGATAATAATGCTTTTTTTGCCGCAATTCCTGCAATATCAGAATTAAAAA includes the following:
- a CDS encoding type B 50S ribosomal protein L31; amino-acid sequence: MKKKIHPKDYRIVVFKDINNEKIFISRSTVRTKESIKIGDRIYPLYKMEISSYSHPFFTGEKRFLGKTGPAEKFKKKYEKYNIKKIDKK
- a CDS encoding putative sugar nucleotidyl transferase, which codes for MNFILYDDVVIWKNLLPLTFTRPISEIRFGILTIKERWEKFLGQKINEIFTIPFLQKKFSLLNLDLDNNFFSNILLVNSSYIPNIELIDKIFSINDNEAISFKKKIIAIKKKIISYGDYKKSNFFSKIGNNFKKIHEIKEIIYIKNIWDFFIKNSFILNEDYFLLTKWKKSYSLLGDNLILNKKNIFLEDDIKTNKVVLDANSGPIYIEKQVDLMEGTVIKGPVYIGKKSIIKIGTKIYGGTTISPFCKIGGEIKNSIFFSYSNKVHDGFIGDSIVGEWCNLGAGTNISNLRNDYCKVTVWNYKEEKFISTNVQFFGIIMGDHSKSSINTQFNTATIIGVGTNIFGYGFPPRYIPSFSLGGIQINKKILFKKLCETAEIVMKRRNKKFSILDKEILEYLYNSSYNKISKNW
- a CDS encoding 3-oxoacyl-ACP synthase III family protein, with the translated sequence MIRSIIVGTGHYLPKKIIKNEHFLNYEFYNEYGLKIKNSNENIIEKFKSITEIEERRYVEKSIFNSDIAGIAAKKALLSSKIYKEKIDYIISAHNYGDVNPITYQSNFVPSVAAKVKNKLQIKNKKCRPYDMIFGCTGWIEGMILADQLLRSKYAKNILITGSETLSNVVDPYDKNSMIFSDGAGAVILSAIDFNEKEQFGIINYDSQCDNTNELYYLSNGHSLNSKYTKSLINIRMNGRKIYEYALKEVPIMLKNIIDQTNLHLKDIKKILIHQANAKMDYAIIKRLLKLYNYSDSNFLKKILPMTVQKLGNSSVATIPTLLDLILKNKLFPHKIYPGDIILMGALGASMNINGIIYRFPKKN